CTGGCGTTCATGCTGTCGCTCGCGTCCTCGCGGAGCACCACGCCGCAGTCGGTGCTGGACAACACCTTCCAGACGCCGCCTGCCGCCCCGCCACCGGTGACCACCGGCGGTGGCGCCATCCCGCTGCAGACCGCGCCGGCCACCACGCAGCCGGCAGCGCCGGCCGCGAAGACGCCTCCCGCCGCCCCTTCAGGCACCAAGAAGCCCTGACGCGCAGGTGACACTCACACGGCACCAACCAGGGTTCCTCCTCCTCGAGGACGGAACCCTTTTTCACGGCGCGCTGCGCACCGACGCTCCCACGACGGTGGCTGAGGTCGTGTTCACGACCAACATGAGCGGCTACCAGGAAGTCTTCACCGATCCGTCGTATCGCGGCCAGATCGTCGTCAT
Above is a genomic segment from Gemmatimonadaceae bacterium containing:
- the secG gene encoding preprotein translocase subunit SecG is translated as MLYSILLVLLVIDSLVLLAAILLQSGQGGGMAATFGGASSSADAIFGSRQAGNLLTKTSWWGGGLFLALAFMLSLASSRSTTPQSVLDNTFQTPPAAPPPVTTGGGAIPLQTAPATTQPAAPAAKTPPAAPSGTKKP